One Bombina bombina isolate aBomBom1 chromosome 5, aBomBom1.pri, whole genome shotgun sequence DNA segment encodes these proteins:
- the ABRA gene encoding actin-binding Rho-activating protein, with the protein MGSEEVNTIKPAQRATRKIRTASLVSSLTKGWQRWASEHSTKQEQEPAGWTPTSDEIIEEKLKLKWEPKAKIAVAPEGIRGLQDCSDSQIKTKVVTKTVSSSIHEKGRDIGSITEKYEKEQSSLNNELTIDKILHSNVSPTRRRKCSNLVSQLTKGWKEMEKDGEELISVSGHAPTLTECRSDSLETEDSGYGDGEGDAKPNLDKEKEDDGSDNDAARIKRSSSSLSNKAAANLNNINKAYKRYSPVNNIKGKWEKWSDQHILSQKLNPFSDEFDQEFAMSTRLQKGDEGYGHPKEGTKTAERAMRAEAHIHREMRDLCFIIGTLAQPGKDGKVRVTFGELFDRYVRISDKVVGILLRARKHGMVDFPGEMLWQGRDDYVIITLL; encoded by the exons ATGGGATCTGAAGAGGTAAACACTATTAAACCCGCTCAAAGAGCTACTAGAAAAATTCGTACAGCTAGTTTGGTTTCCAGCTTAACTAAAGGTTGGCAACGGTGGGCGTCCGAACATTCAACCAAGCAAGAACAAGAACCTGCTGGTTGGACTCCAACCTCAGATGAAATTATTGAAGAAAAGTTAAAACTAAAATGGGAACCAAAAGCCAAGATTGCTGTTGCGCCTGAAGGTATTCGTGGTCTTCAAGACTGCAGTGACTCCCAAATAAAAACTAAAGTTGTGACCAAAACTGTTTCAAGCAGTATACATGAAAAAGGAAGGGACATTGGTTCAATAACTGAGAAATATGAGAAAGAACAGAGTTCTCTAAATAATGAGTTGACAATTGATAAAATATTGCATAGCAATGTGTCTCCAACTAGGAGAAGAAAATGTTCAAATCTTGTATCTCAGCTCACTAAAGGTTGGAAAGAGATGGAGAAAGATGGTGAAGAATTGATTTCCGTTTCAGGGCATGCCCCAACGCTTACAGAGTGCCGCAGTGATAGTCTGGAAACAGAGGACAGCGGATATGGAGACGGTGAGGGGGATGCAAAGCCAAACTTGGACAAAGAGAAAGAAGATGATGGGTCAGATAATGATGCTGCACGAATTAAACGATCATCATCATCACT GAGTAATAAAGCTGCTGCAAATCTTAATAACATAAACAAAGCTTACAAGAGATACAGTCCTGTAAACAATATAAAAGGCAAATGGGAAAAGTGGTCGGATCAACATATCCTGAGTCAAAAACTAAATCCTTTTAGTGATGAATTTGACCAGGAATTTGCAATGTCAACTAGACTACAGAAAGGTGATGAGGGTTATGGCCACCCAAAAGAAGGAACAAAAACTGCTGAAAGAGCTATGAGGGCCGAAGCACATATACATCGTGAGATGAGGGATTTGTGTTTTATCATTGGAACCTTGGCTCAGCCTGGAAAAGATGGAAAAGTGAGAGTTACATTTGGGGAACTATTTGATAGATATGTGCGTATATCTGATAAAGTAGTTGGAATTTTATTGCGGGCTAGAAAACATGGCATGGTGGACTTTCCTGGTGAAATGCTGTGGCAAGGGAGAGATGATTATGTCATAATAACATTGTTGTAA